The following is a genomic window from Panthera uncia isolate 11264 chromosome B4, Puncia_PCG_1.0, whole genome shotgun sequence.
AGACTaaacatataaatcaaaactataaagcttctagCAGAAAACATTGGAGAAAAATCTCTGTGACTTTAacgtaggcaaagatttcttagataaggcataaaaagcaccaaaaaagaaaaaaaaaaacattttaggcttCATCGAAAATGTAAGACTTTTGCTTTTGggaagacaccattaagaaaatgaaaagagaggcccctgggtggctcagtcggttgagcatcccacttcggctcaggtcatgatctcacggtttgtgggttcgccccacatcaggctctgtgctgacagctcagagcctggagcctgctttagattgtgtctctctctctctctctctctctctctctctctctctccccctcccccactcgcattctgtctctctctctctctctctcaaaaataaacatttttaaaaaaagaaaatgaaaagagaagacagactGAGAGAAAGTATTGCAATACATATATCTAACAAATAATCTGTATACAAATTACATAAAGAACACTCATAACTCCAACTTAAAACAAGACTTAACGGACACTTCAATGGGCTAAAAActaaacagacacttcacaaaagaagatatacaaatggccaaaaaacacATGAGAAGATACTCAATGTTATTagtcttcagggaaatacaaattaaaaaatacagtgagataccattacACATCTACCATAATggctaaattttaaaagacttataCTATCAAGTACTGGCAATGATCTGGAGCAACTGGGACTCTCATATGTTGCTACTGGGAAAGTAAAATGTTGCAACCACACTGGAAAACAAACTAGAAGTTTCTTATGAAATTAAACATGCGCTTACCATAGGACTCAACTATCAAACTCCTaggtatttaataattttaaaaaatggtctcaaaattggggtgccttggtggctcagtcggttgagcatctgacttcagctcaggtcatgatctcatggtttgtgggttcgagccccacatcgggctctgtgctgacagctcagagcctggagcctgcttcagaatctgtgtctccctctctctccctgctcacactctgtctctgtctctgtctcagaaataaacaaacacttaaaaattaaaaaaaaaaatctcaaaataaataaatgaacttaaaaggggggcagggggcacctgggtggctcagtagattgaacGTCAGACTGTtcatttcagatcaggtcataatctcatggttcatgagatggagccctgcctcaggctctgtgctgtaagcacagcttaggattctctctctcctctctctgcctctctcccactagTACATgcagatgttctctctctctctctctctctctctcaaaatgaataaaaaaaactttaaaaaaaatgaaaacacatgtccacacagaaacttaTACAAAAGTATTCATGACAGGTTTATTCGTAATAGACAAAAGTAGGAACTACATCAAATATCCATAGGTGGGTGAATAAACTCTGGTACATtggtacaatggaatactattcagaaaaaaaaaagaatgaactactgatacatgaaAGAGTACATGATTATGAAATTCTCTCACAGTCAAAACTAATCCTTTAGTGACAGAATGTGTAACTGGTTGTCTGGGAACCAGTGGGTagtgagagggaagaaaggaacttTTAtaggtgatagaaatgttctatgttTTGACCCGATGGTATTTAAGAGatgtatacatttgttaaaaaccCACTGACCTCATGACTTAAAATGGATGCGTTTTATTGCATGAAAGAATAACTCAATAaagttgcattttaaaatgtcGAGGTCAAGGAAAACAACCCTGAGGAATTCTCCCAGATTAAAGAAACATcacaactggggcacctgagaggggggttcagtcagttaagcaactgactcttgattttggctcaggtcatgattccagggtcgtgagatcgtcttgcgttgggctcagcactgagcatggagtctgctctctccctctggctctccccctctcacgctctctctctctctctaaaataaaatgtaaaacaaaacaaaacaaaacaaaaagatacatcACAACTAAATGTATCATATGACCCTGAAACGTGCAGGAAAAATGCCTATAAATGATATAATCAGGATAGTTGACAAATTTGAATATGGGTTATAGATGAAAACACAGTACTCTGTCAATGCtaaatttcttggttttgataatTTTACTATGGTTATACAAGACAAAGTACTAGCTCtaataaaacatttaggaaagGGACATAATGACCCCGATTTATTATCAAACaggtgagcagggtggggggaggggagagagagaaggactaTAAAGTACAGATaggacaaaatattaacaaatggtAAATGTGCAAAGACTATATGAAAgggctttttttcatttttttaatgtttacttatttttgaggaagagaaagacagagtgtgagcaggagaggggcagagagatggggggagatacagaatctgaagcaggctccaggctctgagctgtcagcacagagcctgatgccgggctcaaactcacaaaccacgagatcatgacctgagccaaggtcggatgcttaaccaactcagccacccaggtgccccatgagagTTTCTATACTGTTGTTTCAACTATTCAGGAAGTATAAaattatagcaaaagaaaaacattttaatgagagGTGATTATCTAGATGGGAGAGGGGAGGCTAGATAACTATTTTTTAGTTCTTAATCGTGCCATCCCTCAAAGCCGAGGCTATTTAAATGATTCATCCTATTAATAAGGAAAGACCCAGCCTATTAATAAGGAAAAGACTAGACTATCAGAGATGTCTAATTGCTTCAgggaaatagaaagagagaatttcTCAGGGCCATTAAAGAGAGGGGAAATTGCTCTCCAAAGACAAAATCTTGCCCTCTTCCTCAAGAAAAGATCAGGTATCTAATTTCTTAAATCATAGtccaaaaagaacattttcttccttctctaactCATCTCCGTTTCCACAGTAAACTAAGTCCTGCTATCAAAAACATTAGTTTGTAAATAATCACAAATTATcacagcaacaaacaaaaaaaattacaaaattctatCTCatcttttcttataattattgaagcagggaaagaaaatatcACCAATTGTCTTCTCACAGATACAATTGTACTTCTGAGAGCACTCAGCATTTGTTATTCTTGTTGAAGATAAAAATGCACATTGTCCTCTCCCAGAAATATTCATGAATGCATAGTGCCTGTAGAAAAGAAAGCATACACGCTCAGCTGTTTAATTCTGAAGCTGACAAtaacataaattataattttttaagtccaTTGCCTAAAtatctagaaaatggaaatattataaCTTCATCagtaaaagattttcttttggtCTTAGCCTATTAAACAGAATATCAACTTTTGATCCCATAAtaatctctcattttattttacactggGAATTTTTGTTAGAAGGCAAAATTACCTTGCAATATTGCTATGGAGTCACGATACAGTAAGCCTGCTTTCCATCCCTCATATAATTTGTATTTGCTATGTATTTGAATATCCAAATCtcttacagaaagaaaagaaagaaagaaagaaagaaagaaagaaggaaggaaggaaggaagggaggaaggaaggaaggaaggaagggagataaATGAAACTATCTTGTGAGGCATGGGCAGAAAGCATAagatgtattaaatatatatggataAGTAAATCAGTAACCTTGGAGACATGTCAGGTATATATACAGTATAGAgcataggaaaggaagaaagaacaaagcagcaCTAAATGTCTCACTCAAAATATACACTATGAACAGAGATACTTAACATCCATGAGGTCTTAAACTCACCTCCCACTGGTGACACGCATACTGGCCCTCTGCctaaaaaactcaaataaaatccATACCTGCTCAGCAGGTTCACTGAAAAGCTGCAGTTGTGGCCGGGCTTACGTgttcctgcctctccccaagagagaaaatgtgtatgCTGGCCATAGAGGCTTCTGTTTGGTGGGCCCTCTTAGTCAAAACTCAAGTGATGTCCTAGAAACCACACCATTATCAGGAAAGCGGTATGGAGAAGAATCAGGCCATATGAAGATTACTTAAACCAGGATTCGAGTGATCCTTTTACCCACTGGCACCCTATCCTGAGTTTGACAATTGATCCCATTCCAGCGCACTGTGAAAAGCTATCCCATTTCTTTCCCCTTGCATAgtgttatttgttttaaattgattTGATTAACTGTACAATTTAGGCATCTTAATTTGGCCCATGAGCCTTTCTGTTCTATGCTTCTGAGGTCTTTGCTTAGAAGTGTACTCACTATGACTATATTGAAGTAATCTCCTTCATGACATCTCTTGTAAGTTTGCAGCCCAAAATCACACTACTTGTAGGACCtaaatttagaattaaaagtGGCCCAGATACACCATACCCCAAGGTATCCAGAAACAGCTAATTAGTCCTTGAAAAAGCAACCTTCATCTCAGTCCCCAAATAATTTCCACAGcagctcaaaaagaaaaacaaaaatcactaaaCACTACAAAGGAAATGACACCATGAACAAAAGCAAGCAGAAACAATAGAGTAGACCCACAGACTTCAAATATTAGAATTATCGGATACCAAATATAAACTAGTATGTTTGATATCTTTCAAAAGACAGTTTGAAAATATGAGTAACTAGCAAgatttgaaaacttaaaacagAATCCCTAGAAATCAAAAGTGTAAcagttaagattttttaaaagtcattgagCAATTTAAAAGAAGATTATAACTAAATATAAACCCAAGCGTTTACAAAACACTgcacttcaaaataaaactttaagggTGCCTAGCTaactcagttggaaaagcatgcgACAAGGGCCATGAGGTTGAGCCCtatattgggtatagagatcacttagTTACTCACTTACTTGcataaagaaacaaattcaaaataaaaccatagtgaaggtatatgtatgcatgtttgtgtgtatactCATGTATATTTATGTCTATAAATAATATAACTAACAATATACAGATCAAATGATGTGATAATATTTCACACGTATCGAAAATATCCTAAGTCAAAAATGcgtttaatacacctaacctactaGGTTAGCCTAGCATGCCTTAAATATGATCAGAACACTGATGTTAGCCTTTAGTTAGGCAAAaccatctaacacaaagcctattttatactCAAGTGTTGAGTATCTCCAGTGATTTGGTGAATCCGATAGtgaaagtgaaaaccagaatggTTGGATGGGTACAGGATGGTTGTAAGTGTCCGGGTTGGTGATCTTGTGATCACGTGGCTGACTGACAGCCGCAGCTCCCAGCATCACAAGAGATCATACTGCACATCACCAGCCCAGAAAATGATCATATGAAATATTCAAAGTACAAATTCTACTGCATATTGCTTTCACATTATTGtaaagtagaaaaattataagtttggggcccctgggtggctcagtcagttaagcgtccgacttcagctcaggtcacgatctcacggtccgtgagttcgagccccgcgtcaggctctggctgatggctcagagcctggagcctgtttccgattctgtgtctccctctctctctgcccctcccccgttcatgctctgtctctctctgtctcaaaaataaataaacgttataaaaataacaaaattaaaaaaaaaagaaaaattataagtcAAACCATTATAACTCAGGGACCATCTACAACGGTGTGTCAGATGAATTTGGGGTATCCTCAAAATACCCATCTGTCATTGTGGGAGGGATCACTATAACTCAGTCAGAATGATGTACTTTATAATTTTGGCTTATTTTGTGTGCCTCATAACACATACGTCTGAGCATGTGCCTAGGATCATAATTTTGTTAATAATCTGCATgacatttcccttcctttttaattatacttcctaaaacattttcttaatcaCTCTACTTGTTCTTACCAATGACCCCCGTGGGAAAACTGTGGGAAACAAGACAAGATTCTTTTTAGATACAGATACATCCTGATTCCAACACCAATGTTGGAGTTGGAATGCATTCATTCCAGAGACTTACATCCCCAAAAGTGGGTCACTGTCAATCCATTTccgttttctttctcctcctttataTGATAATCCAATCCAGTAGTAATTCCTATAAGTTTGGGTTTGAATGAAGGtctgtaaaggaaacaaaacatacCATGTGACTAGCTCCCATCGGTTAGATAAATGAAAAAACCAGATAAAGGTCCCAGCTATTTCTGTGGCTGGTACTCTGCTATGTTCCATACCATACTTCATCTCTACTTCCTAGAAAACCCTCTCTTCCCGCCCATCCCTGTGCTTTTATCTTCTGAAGTAATTTTCTATCATAGATTATTTACTTAGTATTAAAAATGGCTGccaaggggttcctgggtggttcagtcgtttaagcatccaactcttgttttcagttcaggtcatgatctcactgtcataagattgagtcccaagttgggctccatgctgggcatggagcctgcttaagattctctctccctctctctctgctcctcccctgctcgtgctctctctctctctctctctcaaacaaaatcaaataaaattaaaattaaaattaaaattaaatggagaactcctggggtgcctgggtggctcagtcagttaagcatctgactgtcagtttcagctcaagtcatgatcttgtggtttcatgagttcaagccccgcatcagtctccgagcctgcttgggattctctctgtccctctctgctccttccccactcacgctgtgtctgtgtctctcaaataaataagtaaacttaaaaaaaaaaaaaaaatggagcactcctttaaaaaattttttttaatagaataaaaaacaaaaatggctgCCAGTCTCATGGATTATTTAAAACacgaaaaaaatgtaaatttaagtaTCTAATAATAGACTTGTTAAATAATTTATGACACTATGAAACTACTCAAAATCATGctccagaaaaatatttaaggatactGACAGTGATCATTACATATTCTTAGATGAAGAAaggaattttcaaaacaaatttattaaaataagaagtaTATATAAGAAGTTGTGCATCAGAGCTGAGAAAGGCTTGCTATAGTGTAGTAGTTAGAAAGGGTGAAGGGAAAAGGGGcagtatttggaaatatttgctatgtcaaaaaatgtaatatatcaaAGTGACATATAATGTCTGATCAAATGTGtgagtgtattttaaaatataggtttAAATTTAAGTGGGTTTTACtgcaacaaacaaaaataattttatgacttcatatcataaattttttttatgttgtgatTTAAAACATCTATTAGATTTGCATATAAATGTTGTGTTGTTTTCCTAAGTGATAAGTAGACGTTTCAGACTgatctttgaaaacatttctcaGTAAAAAAACATTCTGTGTATGTGGATAGTTTTTATtggtaataaatttaaaagataattttgatattgtcactttattttctctttttacaattcattttaaaaaatatacatcgATACAATATATTAGAATATTGATCAAATGAATGTTATGTACAGATGCAATGAAAATCACCATTAGGCTAATTTGTAAAACTGTTATCACTTTTACGTTActcattattatctccattttgcagctggaaaaactgagacccagacgCTAAGTAATTCACCCAAGCTCACttagctagaaagtggcagaactggaTTTTGCCTGAtaccaggcagtctggctcctgGATTCCTAATAGTACCTACTGGATTAGATTGCCTCCAGGTACTTAGTTGCCACCTTAGAAGGATAAATAACCACTGCTTCCAGGCTGCAAATACCAAAGGGTTAAGAGCTCCATTGAAGGAGAGCCATGCTTTTCAGTGAGCTGTTCTCCTGCAGATGCcttagaaaaggaaatgaatgcaaAACCCCAAAGTGAATCTTCAAGGGggttttccattttggaaatattaatgGTCATCATGAATAGATAATATAAGAATGCTTAGTAAGTGGCAGCATCATATATGCCCATCAGTAGGCAGGGTTTTCCAGAACCCTTAACCTTCTTAACTACACAACTTGTGCTCACTCAACAGATACAACCCAGAGGATAACTGAAGGTCCCTCTGTCTGGATTGCCACATCCTCATTATCTTGGGTCCCTGGGTAAGAGACCTGgtgcaagaaaataaaagtaaatgtaacAGTCCATGTTACCAGTTCATCTTGATCATTTATCTTCAGAAGAAATGAATTATAGCTTTGGCATGTCTGTTTACATCCCTTCCAGTTTTTATATTCAGGAATAAAATAGTAACACTTTATTCCACAACAGGACCAGTGGCTTTCATAGAGTTTGCCTGCAACATATAAGGTGAAACATTACCTGCTATTCCATTAAGCAGAGCCATATATTTATCAGCCCTCCATAACTAAGTAAAATCTTAGTATCATCAATAATGACAATATTACGTTCATCAAGATTCTGGAATGCAAAGAGATAGCTCTCATGTTCCTTGCAGCACAATTCACGacagccaagatatgaaaacaacgagtgtccctcaatggatgaatggataaagaaaatgtgatatatacaatCAATAGAATACTCTTCAGCctttagaaaaaggaaatcctgcatAGGCAACAGCATGGAttaaccttgaggatattatgctcaatgaaataagccaatcacagaaGTATAAATACtccatgattccacttacatgagatacaaaaaatagtcaaattcagagaaacagaaactggaAGGTGGTTGCCAATGGCTACAGGAGGGGGAAGTAAGGAGTTTTTTGTTCAATGGGTATACAGTTTCAGTTGTGCAAGATGATTAAGTTCTAAAGATCTGTGGTACAACAAAATGCCTTTGGTTAACAATACTGAAGTGTGCACTGAAAAACTTGTTAAAAGGGTGAAACTTGTGTGTTCTTACCCACTCCCAAAAAGAGAGACATGAGAAAACTTTTGGAGGTAATGGATATGTCTATTACCCTGATTATGGATGATTTTACAGATATATGCATATGTCCAAACTTGTCAAATGATATACAGTAAATATGTGCAACTTTTGCATGTTAATAATACCTCaagaaagctgtttttaaaacaataaaagtaagtttttaaaaagattctgggggcgcctgggtggctcagtcggttaagcgtccaacttcggctcaggtcatgatctcacagttcgtgggttcgagccccgcatctggctctgtgctgacagctcggagcccagagcctgtttcggattctgtgtctccctctgtctctgcccctcccccactcgcgctctgtctccctctgtctcaaaaataaataaacattagaaaataataataataaaaaatttttttaaaaataaaaagattctggaATGTcttctaaataaaagaaacattcttcgggatttttttcttttcctcatacattttataatgtatcAAATTTTTGAAATAGCATTGATTCTTTAATAACAGAGAAGATAAATTCCTACAACCTACCATATTGAAATGATATTAAATATGCAAAATCTTTGTAAACTCCAAAtcctaaacaaatatttaatagttGTTAATTAACCAGGTCAGTTCATTCCACCATTATACATGATAACAGAGTTTATTATGTGAGATTTAATATTCTTATCTCTTGGATGTTTTTAATGGTATTATCAGACCGAGTTGCACAAACATCAACACTTAGGCAAAACTTGCAGGAGCACTGCAGAGAGCATACAGGCCAAATATCTCAACTCAAGGCAGAATGGGAACACACGCACACAATCATCTTTCCAAGAGCATCCAAATGAAAGGCATTGTGCCCATTTTAGCCGAAGTACATTTTTACTTATAGCCTCCATATCTCATGTCAGCAACAAAGCGGAGTGCCTAATTTGCCCACAGGTCCAAAATGATCCAAGTTTTCAGGGAAGCTGACACACGATTTCACCTTCTGGGAGCAGTAGAAATGCAGGGCTTGTCATTGAGTTTGGGGGAAATATAGAGCCCTACTAATCCAAATGGCTCCTGGGGTCTGTCTCATATTTGATACAGGCAAACCCGAACACTCATATTACATCtcagaagtagaaataaaaagttgCCTGGTAAACCTAGATCACTAGCATAGATCGTAAACCTGTCTATTTAGCCTCAAACCTTCTGGGaggggaagaaataaaagaaaatcatgcaatcttcccttcccttcataCCTATATTTTTTCTCTGGCATGTCCTTTCTATAAAATCCTGCTTCATTTTCTGCTGAAGACTTTCATTTTCACGACTGCTATATTCCAAAATCTTATTTGTCAAAAGTTGCTCCTTGAAGTAGCTGTCATTTTGCACAATTTGGTACTCTTGGctcaaattttttatcttttccctcTGCTGATGGTTTTCTTGAATAtactgaaaaactaaaattaacagCATAGGTATAATATAAAAGTACTCATACGGCTTAACTGTTAAAATGTAAGACAAAGGAAAGTCTCACTTTGATAACCAACCCATTTCATTACTTTAAATGAGTAATTTGACATTTAGAAAGTAACACCTCAATAAACTAACCATAGAAATGGAACCACCAAATTTCACACTGTTAGTAACCTGAgtgtagaataaataaataaaattatgatggTAACACCTTATAATtcggttttgtttctttttaaaagttagtgCATCATTTATAAATAGGTACCAAAGTAAAAATCAGTCAATCAACTTTTAACAACACATCTGAGCATGAAAAACTGTGCTGAGACACATAAGGAAATAGCGTCATTGTTATTAGAGGAGATAGAATatacacagaagaaaagagagaaagatttaaatatgtacatttatctGAGTGTAACATATTagtaattttctcaaaaaatgtcaagaaattcaaataaaagataacagttgaatttaaggggcacctgggtggctcaactagttaagcatctgactctttgttttggcctcaggtcatgatctttcagtttcctgggttcaagacccatgtggggctctgcattggcagctcggagcctgcttgggattcactctctccctctctccctgcccctcccccactcacgctgtctctgtctcaaaataaataaataaactaaaaaaacatttaaaaagttgtattcAAGATCATCTAATGTCCATGTACAGAATCACTCTTTCCACTAAACTATATCttcattaaatacttaaaaaaaaatcacaagaaagtCATAATTTCTTCTGAACAGCTATTTCTTGAAGAATGTTTAAGAATCACAGTGATCTAAACTCAGAAGTCAGAATATGACTAAGTCCTGTAACTGGAGGAATGTTATCATGTATTATACACAGTAAGACAACTCACTGAACCACAGAGTCACTGGAATAGGTAAGTAACATGAAAATAGCACTGTGACATGTCTATGGAAAAAATCACCCAGAAGGAGCCACCTGGGACATTCCCTGATGGGAGTCGGAGAACAATTAACGGAGCACAATTAATATTTGCACAATTAGCGGTCCCTGCTATTACTCAGGCTTGAAGGATATATTTCAATTACTCACTCTTTGTCCCCAACACTGCAACTGTCACCAATAGTAGtaaacagaggatcccaagaatCACCGCAATGAGATGCCAGGGCACTGAAaactctttaaataaaaagaaagataattatcAGGGGCAGAGCATGGCCCCTACTAACCTTAGCCTGGGATACCATTTGAAACAAAGAGACAATCTTCcctaaaatttttacaaaaatatatcatACCAATTGATTTAAATTCGTAACCTAATAATTACAGTTTTAAAGTCTCAGatttctggggcgcttgggtggctcagtc
Proteins encoded in this region:
- the LOC125920105 gene encoding killer cell lectin-like receptor 2; this translates as MSDQKVIYSTLRFLQSPSESQNRIRPGRTQRPGKTDDKEFSVPWHLIAVILGILCLLLLVTVAVLGTKIFQYIQENHQQREKIKNLSQEYQIVQNDSYFKEQLLTNKILEYSSRENESLQQKMKQDFIERTCQRKNIGKLYESHWSCCGIKCYYFIPEYKNWKGCKQTCQSYNSFLLKINDQDELTFIQTQTYRNYYWIGLSYKGGERKRKWIDSDPLLGMHYAFMNISGRGQCAFLSSTRITNAECSQKYNCICEKTIGDIFFPCFNNYKKR